ACCGTCCTCTACCCGGCAACCCAGGCCGCCGACGGCATCCGTCTGGCCCGCCTGATCGCGCAGGACAAGGCGATGGCCGATCTGGTCGAGGTGGAGATCCCGCGGACGATCACACTCTCGGCGCCGGTCGTCACCAAGGACAACGTCGACGACTACATCGACGCAGCGTTCGAATCCTGATCGGTCAGCAAGCCGACGGCGTCTCGGGGCCAACTCGCCGTGCGTCGTCTGTAGCCGAAGGGGGCATCGACTATGAGGAGGGCAGCACGATGAGTGCAGGACGACCAGTGTCAGAGCTGGGCATCGGGATGGTCGGGTACGCGTTCATGGGCGCCGCCCATTCGCACGCCTGGCGTACGGCGCCGGAGTTCTTCGAGCTACCGGCTCGACCGCGGCTGCGGGCACTCGCCGGGCGAAACGTCGATGCGGCGCAGGCGACGGCCGACCGGTTCGAATGGGAGTCCGTGACGCCGAGGTGGCAGGACCTCCTCGAGCGCGACGACATCGACCTGATCGACATCTGTACGCCCGGCGACACCCATGCGGAGATTGCGATCGCCGCACTGGAGGCCGGTAAGCACGTGCTGTGCGAGAAGCCGTTGGCGAACACGGTCGAGGAAGCGGTTCGGATGGCGAAGGCCGCCGAAACCGCTGCCGAGACCTCCGGCGCGCGAGCGATGGTCGGCTTCACGTACCGGCGTACGCCCGCGGTCGCGTACGCGCGGCAGCTGGTCGCCGACGGACGGATCGGCGAGATCCGCCACATCCGTGCGCAGTACCTGCAGGACTGGCTGTCCGACGAGAACTCCCCGCTCACCTGGCGGCTCGACAAGTCGAAGGCGGGCTCCGGCGCGCTCGGCGACATCGGGGCACATATCGTCGATCTGGCGCAGTTCGTGTCGGGTGACAAGGTCGCGCGGGTCAACGGCATGCTCGAGACGTTCGTGACCACGAGGCCGATCGAGGGCGAGGCGTCGGGCATCGGCGGCATCGGATCCGCAGACACACAGCGTGGGCCGGTCACCGTCGACGATGCGGTCGCGTTCCTGGCTCGCTTCGAGACCGGAGCGTTCGCGACGTTCGAGGCGACCCGCTACGCCAATGGACGGCGTAACGGTCTTCGGCTCGAGATCAACGGTACGAAGGGCTCACTCGCCTTCGACTTCGAGGACATGAACGTCCTGAACTTCTACGACGCTACGCAGCCAAGTAGTGAACAGGGCTTCAGACGCATCGTCGTCACCCAGCCCGAGCACCCGTACCTGGAGGCCTGGTGGCCGCCCGGGCACGGCCTCGGGTACGAACACGGCTTCACCCACCAGGTCGTCGATCTCGTCACCGATCTGGCGGCGGGCCGTCAGCCGCGGCCGTCGTTCGCCGACGGTCTACGTGTCCAGCAGGTTCTCTCGGCCGTCGAATGCAGCGCTGCAGACGGCGGCTGGAAGGCGGTCGCCGAATAGCCGCATGACGGACGCATCTCGGTGGCGTCCACGAGACAGGACCAGTCGTACGCCCGTTCCGTTCCTCTGGAGGATCCCGTGCCCACCGATCGATTCCGTAGAGCTCACCGCGACGCCGACCAGACTCGACCGAAGGTGAGTTGACCGATGAGCACCTCAGGTACCCTCCGGCTCCGTCGATCGTGGGCACTCGCGGCGACCGCGCTCGTTGCCGGTGCGCTCGCGGTCGTACCGGCGAACCCGTCCTCGGCCGATGACGTGCCGGGCGTGACCCAGCGGGTGTTCGAGCTCGCACGTGGCCTGGACAAGCTGTGCACGTTGAAGTCCGGC
The sequence above is drawn from the Nocardioidaceae bacterium SCSIO 66511 genome and encodes:
- a CDS encoding Gfo/Idh/MocA family oxidoreductase, encoding MSAGRPVSELGIGMVGYAFMGAAHSHAWRTAPEFFELPARPRLRALAGRNVDAAQATADRFEWESVTPRWQDLLERDDIDLIDICTPGDTHAEIAIAALEAGKHVLCEKPLANTVEEAVRMAKAAETAAETSGARAMVGFTYRRTPAVAYARQLVADGRIGEIRHIRAQYLQDWLSDENSPLTWRLDKSKAGSGALGDIGAHIVDLAQFVSGDKVARVNGMLETFVTTRPIEGEASGIGGIGSADTQRGPVTVDDAVAFLARFETGAFATFEATRYANGRRNGLRLEINGTKGSLAFDFEDMNVLNFYDATQPSSEQGFRRIVVTQPEHPYLEAWWPPGHGLGYEHGFTHQVVDLVTDLAAGRQPRPSFADGLRVQQVLSAVECSAADGGWKAVAE